The proteins below are encoded in one region of Lactuca sativa cultivar Salinas chromosome 3, Lsat_Salinas_v11, whole genome shotgun sequence:
- the LOC128132977 gene encoding uncharacterized protein LOC128132977 encodes MFVQRWRPGLVLSKPQINSVPVWVKVFNVPLEYWNSKGITLIANEIGKPIAMDKITQKMCNEHWGRPAFMRFLVEMSAETEWMKELSVVSIDFGTGEKVESKCRIEYAWRPDVCNHCKVYGHKNSNCGILNGKKNDNVADVAVNREENGKKEKMDDDGFTLVTKKSNKGQKFNAGVVINEEGKVDLIKSLEKSSKPVNEEMDVSNKDANSRDMDNQEMEKK; translated from the coding sequence ATGTTTGTTCAAAGATGGAGGCCAGGTTTAGTTCTGAGTAAACCACAAATTAATTCAGTTCCTGTTTGGGTTAAAGTGTTTAATGTACCTTTGGAGTATTGGAACAGCAAAGGAATTACTTTGATTGCAAATGAGATTGGGAAACCAATTGCTATGGATAAAATAACTCAAAAAATGTGTAATGAACATTGGGGAAGGCCAGCATTTATGCGATTTCTTGTGGAAATGTCAGCAGAAACAGAATGGATGAAAGAATTAAGTGTGGTCTCAATTGATTTTGGGACAGGAGAAAAAGTTGAATCAAAATGCAGGATAGAGTATGCGTGGAGGCCTGATGTTTGTAATCACTGCAAAGTTTATGGGCATAAAAATAGTAATTGTGGGATTCTAAATGGGAAAAAAAATGATAATGTAGCTGATGTTGCTGTTAACAGagaagaaaatggaaaaaaagagaaaatggATGATGATGGATTCACGTTAGTAACAAAGAAAAGCAATAAAGGGCAGAAATTCAATGCTGGTGTGGTTATAAATGAAGAAGGAAAGGTAGATTTAATTAAATCCTTGGAGAAAAGTTCGAAACCTGTTAATGAAGAAATGGATGTTAGCAATAAAGATGCAAATTCAAGAGATATGGATAATCaagaaatggaaaaaaaataa
- the LOC128132978 gene encoding uncharacterized protein LOC128132978, whose translation MFVQRWRPGLVLSKPQINSVPVWVKVFNVPLEYWNSKGITLIANEIGKPIAMDKITQKMCNEHWGRPAFMRFLVEMSAETEWMKELSVVSIDFGTGEKVESKCRIEYAWRPDVCNHCKVYGHKNSNCGILNGKKNDNVADVAVNREENGKKEKMDDDGFTLVTKKSNKGQKFNAGVVINEEGKVDLIKSLEKSSKPVNEEMDVSNKDANSRDMDNQEMEKK comes from the coding sequence ATGTTTGTTCAAAGATGGAGGCCAGGTTTAGTTCTGAGTAAACCACAAATTAATTCAGTTCCTGTTTGGGTTAAAGTGTTTAATGTACCTTTGGAGTATTGGAACAGCAAAGGAATTACTTTGATTGCAAATGAGATTGGGAAACCAATTGCTATGGATAAAATAACTCAAAAAATGTGTAATGAACATTGGGGAAGGCCAGCATTTATGCGATTTCTTGTGGAAATGTCAGCAGAAACAGAATGGATGAAAGAATTAAGTGTGGTCTCAATTGATTTTGGGACAGGAGAAAAAGTTGAATCAAAATGCAGGATAGAGTATGCGTGGAGGCCTGATGTTTGTAATCACTGCAAAGTTTATGGGCATAAAAATAGTAATTGTGGGATTCTAAATGGGAAAAAAAATGATAATGTAGCTGATGTTGCTGTTAACAGagaagaaaatggaaaaaaagagaaaatggATGATGATGGATTCACGTTAGTAACAAAGAAAAGCAATAAAGGCCAGAAATTCAATGCTGGTGTGGTTATAAATGAAGAAGGAAAGGTAGATTTAATTAAATCCTTGGAGAAAAGTTCGAAACCTGTTAATGAAGAAATGGATGTTAGCAATAAAGATGCAAATTCAAGAGATATGGATAATCaagaaatggaaaaaaaataa
- the LOC128132979 gene encoding uncharacterized protein LOC128132979 — protein MVNDEGFFFFKFDSKEGMMNVLEGGPWLINNVPMFVQRWRPGLVLSKPQINSVPVWVKVFNVPLEYWNSKGITLIANEIGKPIAMDKITQKMCNEHWGRPAFMRFLVEMSAETEWMKELSVVSIDFGTGEKVESKCRIEYTWRPDVCNHCKVYGHKNSNCGILNGKKNDNVADVAVNREENGKKEKMDDDGFTLVTKKSNKGQKFNAGVVINEEGKVDLIKSLEKSSKPVNEEMDVSNKDANSRDMDNQEMEKK, from the coding sequence ATGGTAAATGATGaaggattttttttctttaagtttGATTCTAAGGAAGGAATGATGAATGTGCTGGAGGGAGGACCATGGCTGATTAACAATGTTCCTATGTTTGTTCAAAGATGGAGGCCAGGTTTAGTTCTGAGTAAACCACAAATTAATTCAGTTCCTGTTTGGGTTAAAGTGTTTAATGTACCTTTGGAGTATTGGAACAGCAAAGGAATTACTTTGATTGCAAATGAGATTGGGAAACCAATTGCTATGGATAAAATAACTCAAAAAATGTGTAATGAACATTGGGGAAGGCCAGCATTTATGCGATTTCTTGTGGAAATGTCAGCAGAAACAGAATGGATGAAAGAATTAAGTGTGGTCTCAATTGATTTTGGGACAGGAGAAAAAGTTGAATCAAAATGCAGGATAGAGTATACGTGGAGGCCTGATGTTTGTAATCACTGCAAAGTTTATGGGCATAAAAATAGTAATTGTGGGATTCTAAATGGGAAAAAAAATGATAATGTAGCTGATGTTGCTGTTAACAGagaagaaaatggaaaaaaagagaaaatggATGATGATGGATTCACGTTAGTAACAAAGAAAAGCAATAAAGGGCAGAAATTCAATGCTGGTGTGGTTATAAATGAAGAAGGAAAGGTAGATTTAATTAAATCCTTGGAGAAAAGTTCGAAACCTGTTAATGAAGAAATGGATGTTAGCAATAAAGATGCAAATTCAAGAGATATGGATAATCaagaaatggaaaaaaaataa
- the LOC128132980 gene encoding uncharacterized protein LOC128132980: protein MVNDEGFFFFKFDSKEGMMNVLEGGPWLINNVPMFVQRWRPGLVLSKPQINSVPVWVKVFNVPLEYWNSKGITLIANEIGKPIAMDKITQKMCNEHWGRPTFMRFLVEMSAETEWMKELSVVSIDFGTGEKVESKCRIEYTWRPDVCNHCKVYGHKNSNCGILNGKKNDNVADVAVNREENGKKEKMDDDGFTLVTKKSNKGQKFNAGVVINEEGKVDLIKSLEKSSKPVNEEMDVSNKHANSRDMDNQEMEKNKKVKEQEIQKEVQKEDRSKEISPYAGEKPQHRDLDADVRNELHRSSRSI, encoded by the coding sequence ATGGTAAATGATGaaggattttttttctttaagtttGATTCTAAGGAAGGAATGATGAATGTGCTGGAGGGAGGACCATGGCTGATTAACAATGTTCCTATGTTTGTTCAAAGATGGAGGCCAGGTTTAGTTCTGAGTAAACCACAAATTAATTCAGTTCCTGTTTGGGTTAAAGTGTTTAATGTACCTTTGGAGTATTGGAACAGCAAAGGAATTACTTTGATTGCAAATGAGATTGGGAAACCAATTGCTATGGATAAAATAACTCAAAAAATGTGTAATGAACATTGGGGAAGGCCAACATTTATGCGATTTCTTGTGGAAATGTCAGCAGAAACAGAATGGATGAAAGAATTAAGTGTGGTCTCAATTGATTTTGGGACAGGAGAAAAAGTTGAATCAAAATGCAGGATAGAGTATACGTGGAGGCCTGATGTTTGTAATCACTGCAAAGTTTATGGGCATAAAAATAGTAATTGTGGGATTCTAAATGGGAAAAAAAATGATAATGTAGCTGATGTTGCTGTTAACAGagaagaaaatggaaaaaaagagaaaatggATGATGATGGATTCACGTTAGTAACAAAGAAAAGCAATAAAGGGCAGAAATTCAATGCTGGTGTGGTTATAAATGAAGAAGGAAAGGTAGATTTAATTAAATCCTTGGAGAAAAGTTCGAAACCTGTTAATGAAGAAATGGATGTTAGCAATAAACATGCAAATTCAAGAGATATGGATAATCAAGAaatggaaaaaaataaaaaagttaaagaacaagaaattcaaaaagaagTCCAAAAAGAAGATCGAAGCAAGGAAATTTCTCCCTATGCTGGGGAGAAGCCACAGCATAGGGATTTGGATGCTGATGTTCGGAATGAATTACACAGATCCTCCCGATCCATATAA